A stretch of DNA from Cannabis sativa cultivar Pink pepper isolate KNU-18-1 chromosome X, ASM2916894v1, whole genome shotgun sequence:
GGTGTCAACCTTGCTACAAGAAGACATGCTCATGTTAAAGATCACCTCGTCACTAAAAGTTGCGATTGTAAAAGAGGGTGTTAGGTTTCTAGAGTAAAAGCAATGAGATTTGCATTATCAACATTGGAAAGGAATATGACAAGCTCCAGCTCGCTATCAAGGTTTCCTCTGCTCAGTTCGCAGCGAGACATTCCACAACAATACAGTTTATAACGTATATAATACACTTTATTTTGACCTAGTAAAAGTGAGCTATTCACAACTGTGTAATATTCAAATAATAGCTTGCTCCAGGCACTTCTTTAGTGTATCTTCAAGATTTTGGTTAATAGTTTCCACTTGCCCATTTGCTTGTGGTTAAGCGACTGCTCAGAAACTCTTAATGATTTTGTGTCTTTCACAGAAATTAGTAAAGAGGTCTCTATCAAACTATGTGTTGTTGTCTGACACTATCTGAAAGTTCATAGCGGCAGATGATATTCTTTACTACGAATCGAGAAATTTCTTTCATGTTATGGTGGTCAAGGGCTCTgctttggcatatttaatttgtgaaataatccacTACCACTACCGTGTATTGGACTTCGCCTTTTCCATTAGGCAGAGAACCTATGAGATCGATTCCCTTGATAACAAATGACCAAGAAGTCTACATGCTCTTTAGCTCAGTTGGGGCAGCTCTTGGTATTTTGGAGAATCTTTGGCACTTGTCAAATCTTTTGACATAGTCCATTGAATCTTTGATCATTGCTGCACAAAAGTACCCTTTCCTCAGTATCTTTTTTGAGAGGTTATTCCCCCAGTGTGGTTGTCAGTAAAACCCTCTTATACTTTGAAAATGAGTATTTTTTTCATCTTCTGTTGTGACACACATTAGAAGAGGAATTGAGTAGCTTCTTCTATTCATCAGTCCAACCATAAATATAAAGAGAGCTACTTTTCTTATTAGTTTCTTAGCTTCATTCCTGTCTGTTGGGAGAAAACCTTACTCTAAGTATTGGCTAATCAAGGTTATCCATGATGaactattttttttcatgaGAACAGACTCCGAGTCATCACTGATGCTTGGTTTAGAGAGGTATTCAATGAGAATTTGTTGTACTAGCTAGCTAGGAATCCACATTCGTGTTTTCTTAACGTGGTACTTGCTAAATGGAGTAGTGTTTTAGCTGGGATAACAAACTTTTAACTTTGCTCAAGTATGTAATCATCTTCCCCCCTTGGGCTTTGTATTCAGGAAGGATTTGATTGACAACAAGCTGAGAATCGCTATAAATCTCTAATGATTCAGCTTTGACAGCAGTGCCAATTGAAGTCCTACTAGGAGTGCCTCATACTCAGTTTCATTATTGGTTGCATTAAACTCAAACCACAAGGCATTGTGAGTGTGAAACCCTTCAAGAATTACAAGGATGAGACCTACACCGAGGACATGCTCATTGGAAGACCCCATCTATGTAGAGCTTCTAAGAAGGTCCAAAACTCTCTTGAGCTGCAGTCTCAAGCATGTGGTTCTGGTATTGACAGATGATGGGGTTGTCTTCTTAGAGGCTAGTGCATTTAGCGATGAAGTCAGTTAATgcttggcctttgattgttGTTCGAGGTTGATAGGCAATTTCAAACTGACCAAGTTCTACAGCCCATTTGAGTAGACATCCTGATGCTTCTGGCTTCATCAGAACTTGCATGAGTGGTTGCTTAATCAACACTTTGATTGGATGGGCTTAAAAGTATAGCCTTACCTTTTTGGAGTCCAATACTAAACAATAAGCTAGCTTCTTAATGGGGGGGATACCTAGACTTGGCTCCAATGAGTcacttactaacatagtacaccgGGCGATGTGTCCTTTCATTCTCATCCACTAGAGCAGCACTGGCTGCATGCTCAGTGATAGCCAAGTAGATGAATAACTCTTCAACATCTACTGGTTTTGAAAAGATCAATGACTTGCATAGTTGATGTTTTATAGCTTAGAAGAATTTCACGCAATCGTCAGTCCATTGAAATCGTTTGTTCCTTCATCTTAGTAGATTGAATAagggaacacacttgtcagtgGAATTTGAGACAAATCAGCCTAGTGCAGCGAACTGTCTAGTAAGGGTTGGCACGCCTTTTACTCGTGACAGTAAATTCATGCCTTGTAATTCCTTAATCTTCCCAAGTTTGAGAGCTAGGACAACCACGGTAGGCTGCGCATTGGGTACCCCCTGAGGGGCCTGAATTGCTGGGGCTTGTATCACCGAAGCTTATGGAGCCAGAGGTTGTATTTTGGGAGCTTGACGGAGGCCCACCCCCTGTAGAGGATTTACAACTCCCTCCTGTTCGGGAATCAAGAGTTGTTCGTAAGTTATATCTTATTCAGGATAGATTATTGGATTCTAGACCCAATCACCCAGGTGCCCCACTCAGGCCAAAGGTTCTATCTCATCTTTTAAATAATTGCATTCGTTGGTAGTGTAGCCAACATTGCCGTGGTACTCACACCTCTTGTTTTGATCTATCTTTTTCTTCCCTCCTTTGAACATTGAAGGTGACTTTTTGTAGTGGACCATATTGCAAGTAATCttataaacatttttacgaATATCGATCAGGCTGGTGTATTCAATATATTTTTGTTCATATTAACTTCTTCCTTTCTTTGGAGTCTCGCTCTTTTTGACTCAAATTATTTCTCTTGCTCCTCGAATAATTGACATTCGATTATGGGCCATCCATTTTTGCTTCTTCGCGAGTAACACTACATCCAGTTTGTACTGACCCATAGCCAAAAAAATTAGTTTGCGTAGGCACGTGCCCTAAGCCAGTGGGTCCATAGAATGTAGGAGTTGTGTAATGGCTTCCAGCTATTTGTCCTACCGAAGTTGAGAATTACGGAGTAAACGGACGGGTGGAGTTGGTGTTGGAGAAACTCTAAAAGCTTGCATATAAGCATCTTCCAAATTAATAACTCCCTGGACCTTGGACATGAATTCGAACAAAGTTTTAGCCATTTTCCTTTGCAATTCGCACCAAAGAAAGGAGCAAAACTTTAACCCAAATTGAAGGGCCACAAGCTTCATATCATTGCTaaccttggccttggccgctgcttcAATCATTTTTTGGATGAAGGCCTTAAGGCTCTCCCCTGCATGTTGCTTGAGATTGGTCAAAGATCCTACTTCCATATCGTAGTCCCTCGCAGCAATAACTTTCTTCCTAAATGTGGATTATACGTCTTTCTAGCAATAAACCAATCCAAGAGGGAGCCTTTTCCACCATTCTTTCGCAAACTTAGATTGTGTTAATGAAAATTAGAGGAATTTGGCATCATCACTGGCCTTTGCCACTTGCATGAGTCTTTTATATTTGGAAAAATGGGCCCTGGGATCTGTCCTACTCATACAAATCCATTTGGGGAATTTTGAAGTTCTCAGGTAGTGGGGCCTCTATGATATGCCCGACGCATGGTTTCAAAGATGGCTCAGCTTTACTTCTACATAAGTTTAGTCAACGTGGCTATTGATTAGAGCTTAAATTTATACATTTGACACCtttaattatgtatataaaattaatttaattaaatattttcatttgttTTAATTGTAAAGTTATTTCAATTAGATATAtttaacttaatttaattttgtgttatttttcagatttgagGTACAAATCAAAtgtcatttttgaaaattaaaagaagaagGCAAGCTCAATTAAGCCCAATACTTTTACTCAGTGCTATTCTCTGTaccaataattcataataaaatgaCAATCAAAGCAATACATAATATGGGTCCAACTTCTTTGAATCATGTCCAAGCCGCCACTCATTTTTCAACATTATGCTTTCAATGGGCCATCACCAAGCCCAACACATTTCTTCAAGCAGGGTTTCTCTATCCCACATGTTTCATTACATGTCACTCCAAGTTTTTAAGCTATTTGGACCGAAGTAACCACGTGTATCCCACATCCCAGACTTTTCGTTCACTATGCTACTCCACTCTTCTCCAACAGAAATGGGATGCATAAATGGTCCCATTATCTACCACTTTGGTCAGCGTTTTGGGCCATTTTCCCACTATAGACTACACGAAATGTGCCAATTGGAGCCAAATTGGTTCTTTAAATAGAGTCAATTTTAGAGAGCAAAGCATCAGATTTTAGTAGtgttattataccaaaattttatctttttctttccttcttctttattttactttattaattttggtgtgaagacaatgccttttctaggctaatttctttggcaagactcaagtgtaagttcatgcaatttttattcttctaatatattgattctctttgttcttcattttcacatttgttatattaaatttctcttcttctaaattgcactttaaatttaatagtaccttttatataagttcagtcatgcttttcttatgtaagttaggctattaattattagagtgtttattatattatatgatttttactgcattctgccagtggtattttgtcgatttaaattatataatatgatagtatttttagaagtagttttaatttaattagagaacatatttttctagtgagcttAATCATATACATTTTccaactataattaatggtgtagaattatagttgaggttaaagaatcaattttattaggaaaatataattgcatgtacaaagcttgtgtcttccataatcattttctgatcacttctcattttaattacttgtttaatttttaaaaatcatttctcaatattctcatcacattcaaggttcatattttattcttgtaaaattactaattgtccttttgagtgtatttttcctccctgtggatacgacatatagcccgtttactaccgcgaccgcagtgtaactaattgggcgacatcaatttttggcgccgttgccggggaggttTCTGCGCTACAAGAGGTTAGTAtagtagttttatttttttattttattttttttttgtctctctttatttatttacatcaaaaaaaaaataaaaaaaaatatatattattattattattattctttactcttttagtaaaaaaaaaaaaaacaagtcttTTCTGTTTAGTTTATTTGTtagttgtatttattattttgctactatattagggtgttagtttttgtttttttttaacattattttattttgtgtacttttttttttaggattagccatttttttatttattttaggttaGTTGTAGACTTTTATCCTTTAggctaaaaaagaataaaacaaaaataaaaaaattgtgcataaaatattttcataaactttttagtgtaaacccaattgtgtaatggtaaaagtggtacaaaCTGAGATCATTCTGTCTAAGAAAGATTGGCTTTAAAGGTTTGTGATAGAGTACCCTCTACACTTTCTAGCAACCCCGAGGAGTTCTAGTAAAAGTGTGGGACGAAGCGGTACCTTGGCAACCTTCCCAATCGGCCTGGGAATATCTTGTGTGAATACCCTTGCATTATTACATAGTTgtaatttacattatttaacaagtgaaaatacacacaaaaaaaaagtgaatgTCACGAAATAGAGACAAATTAGGGAgatttgtaaaacaacaaattgaaattttagaaaacactCCTAAATCGTCTTCTTCCACTCGTTCTCATTCACCACCATCACCCATACTTCCTGCACTTCCAATGATGGCTCAACAACAGGAAATCCAACCAAGAACGCTACAGGATTATCTACATCCTACGCGTACGGCCACACCTTCATGCATAATGTATCCCATGAATATGCCCAACTTCGATTTCAAACCTGGCATGATTCAACTTTTACCAACCTTTCATGCTATGGAAAATGAGAGTCCATATGTGCATATTCAGGCCTTCGAAGAGGTGGTGGCCACATTCAACAACCAAGCTGACATCATTAACTTGGTGAGATTGAAGTTCTTTCCTTTCTCACTCAAGGATAAAGCCAAAAGCTGGTTGTATTCCTTAAGGCCAAGGTCTATTGGGACTTGGGACGAAATGACAAAAGcatttttctctaaatttttcCCACCCCATAAGACTAGCAGCCTTAAGAGGCAAATCTCTACCTTCACCCAAAAGGACCATGAAACGTTTCATCAGgtctgggagaggtttaaagatttgATGGGCCAGTGCCCACATCATGGATACGAAAGTTGGCGTCTTGTCGCCTATTTCTATGACGGTCTCACAGTAGACAAAAGACAATTCGTACAAATGATGTGCAATGGCGACTTCCTACGTAAAGATCCCGAAGAAGCTTTGGAATATCTTGAAGAAATTTCTGAAAAATCATACACATGGAGTGCGCCAAGTCCTACAGACAAGCCACGAACAGCCGGAGTCTACCAATTGAAGGAGGAGGACAGTGTGAAAGCTCAACTTGAAGCTTTGAAAAACAATTTGAGgctttcaaaactcaagaaggTAAAGCACCTCCGGATGGCTGCAAAAGTGGAAAAGCAAGAACCATGTTTCATTTGTGGAGGGACTGATCATCAACCACAAGAGTGCCCTAGTCTTAGTATGTTAAGGGGAGGAGATGAGGAACAGTGTAATGCCTTAGGGGATTATAAGAAGCCTTATAATGCCTACTCCAACACATACAATCCTGGTTGGCGTAACCATCCCAATTTCAGTTGGAAGGATACAAGTCAAAATCAAGCATCTGGGAGCCAATGGAGGCCTGATCAACAAAAGAATTCTCTTGAGAGTTCCATGAAAATTCTCGCAGAATCTCAACTAGAGTTCAGGACTTATTTCACTCAGGTGATAGAGGAATTGAAGGACATAAAGATTCAAATAACAAAGTTAAATGATTCTTCAGTCATTCAAGAGCGTGGTAAGCTTCCCGCTCAGCCTCTAATCACTCCCAAAGGGCAACATATGGCACAAACCTCCGCTCCTTCAGAGTCTAATCTCAAAGGGGTTAATGCTATTACTACCCGAAGTGGCCAAAGTACGGTATCACCATTACCCAAGACCACTAGTGTACCAATGCCCGCTCCAGATGCTGATGTGCCACAGAACCTTCCAGTAAAGGTGCCCTTTCCTCAGGCTTTGAAATCCACTGGAAAGGTACTGGAAAGTCATAGTGAGATCCTTGACTTTTTGACACAAGTTAAGGTTAACCTGCCATTACTTCATGTAATCAAGCAAGTACCGGCTTATGCCAAAGTTATCAAGGATCTATGCACTATCAAAAGGAAGCACCATGTCAAGAAAACTGCATTCTTGGCAGAACAAGCTAGTGCGGTGATCGACTGCAAGACACCGCTTAAATACAAAGTTCCGGGTTGTCCCACCATTTCATGTCAAATAGGGAACAGAATTTGGCCAAGCCCTCCTGGACTTAGGTGCAAGTGTAAATCTCATGCCTTATTCCATATACTTGCAACTAGGCCTAGGAGAACTTAAGCCCACATCTGTGGTGCTACAATTGGCCGATCGATCAGTTAAGAAACCTCGGGGAATAGTTGAAGATGTCTTGATTCAAATTGATAAATTCTATTACCCTGTGGATTTTCTCATCTTGGACACTCAATCTGAAGTCAACTTAGAGTCCAAAATTCCCATCATTCTCGAACGACCATTCCTCGCAACAAAGAAATGCACTCATCAATTGTAGGAATGGTCTCATGAAAATCTCTTTTGGGAACATGACTCTAGAGGTGAATGTTTTCAACATTGGTAAACAACCACCTGATAACGATGAGTGTTTCCAATCATTTCTGATCGATACACTTATTTCAGAAGAGGTAGAAGCACAATACACTTCCACTCATCTCAATGACCTCTTTGAAATTTCTGAGATTTCTGAGTCGGGTAATACTGAAATCAACCCTGAAGTCATCAATCAATTACCGACCAAAAGAAACATGTTTTGGAATCCAATCTTCGAGGGACTTCCTCAAGATAGGGAAACACCAAAACCATCCACTGTACAAGCTCCTCAACCAAACTTGGCTCAACTTCCTAAGGAACTTAAGCATGTCTTCTTGGGAGCAAACAACACTTTCCCTGTCATCATATCCTCCACCCTTAATGCAACTCAAGAGCAACAACTTATCAACGTGCTCACAGAGCAAAGAGGAGCAATTGGTTGGACGTTAGCTGACATTAAAGGGATTAGTCCCTTGATTTGCTCCCATCACATTAAATTGGAAGACGGGGCCATACCACGACGTGATCCTCAAAGGAGATTAAACCCACCAATGAAGGAAGTGGTAAAGACAGAAATCTTGAAGCTTCTGGATTACGGGATACTTTATCCTGTTGCCGACAGTAAGTGGGTTAGCCCAACTCAGGTTGTTCCCAAGAAATCGGGAGTAACAGTTGTACCAAATGATAAGGGAGAACTCATCCCTACCAAGGTCACAACAGGTTGGCGCATGTGCATtgattatagaaaattaaatgccGCCACCTGTAAAGACcatttcccacttccattcatcgATCAAATCTTGGAACGTGTGGCAGGTCATCCTTTCTACAGCTTTCTCGATGGTTATTCGGGGTACTACCAAATCGAAATTGCTTTAGAAGATCAGGAAAAGACCACATTCACTTGTCCTTTTGGTACCTATGCCTTCCGGCGTATGCCATTTGGCCTGTGTAATGCTCCAGCCACCTTCCAGCGCTGCATGATGAGTATCTTTAGCGATATGATCGAGAATTGTATGGAAGTATATATGGATGATTTGACAGTCTTTGGTGATTCATTTGAATCAAGCCTTCTCAATTTGGAATCTGTGCTTAAACGATGCAAAGAGAAAGGCTTAGTACTCAATTGGGAGAAGTGTCATTTCATGGTGCCATCTGGCATAGTCTTGGGGCATATTGTTTCACAACGAGGAATTGAGGTTGATCAATCCAAGATTGAACTCATATCAAAGCTGCCCGCCCCCAAGACTGTTAAGGATGTTCGATCCTTTCTTGGGCATGCTGGATTCTATAGGAGGTTCATCCAGAATTTTTCGACGATAGCTCGACCTTTGTCAAACCTCCTGGCAAAAGATGTGGTGTTTAACTGGACACCCGAGTGTGAGGAATCCTTCCAAACACTTGTCACCAAACTCACTTCCGCCCCTATCATTCAACCACCTGATTGGAACTTGCCATTCGAGATCATGTGTGATGCTAGCAATTACGCTATAGGGGCCGTCCTTGGTCAACGAAGGGAAGGGAAGCCCTTCGTCGTATACTATGCAAGTAGAACTCTTAATAGTGCTCAAATGAACTATTCTACTACTGAGAAAGAGTTGCTTGCCGTAGTATTCGCACTTGACAAGTTTCGTTCCTACCTGATCGGTTCCCCTATCACGGTCTTCACCGACCACTCTGCTCTTAAGTACCTCCTTTCCAAAAaggatgctaaggcacgcttaaTTAGGTGGATCCTTCTATTACAGGAATTTGACTTGACCATAAAGGATAAGAAAGGAGTTGAAAATGTGGTAGCGGACCACCTATCTCGTCTAGAGTTTTCTGATTCCGCTGATGGCCCTGCTATCCGAGATGACTTCCCTGATGAACATCTCTACACCATCACTAAGTTACCATGGTACGCTCATATTGTTAATTACTTAGTGATTGGTGAGCTTCCTGCTTCCTGGAATGCACAGGATAAACGTAAATTTTTGGTCGAGGTCCGTAACTTTTACTGGGATGATCCATATCTTTTCAAGTACTGCCCCGACCAAATTATGAGACGTTGCATTCCAGATGATGAAATTTTTAGTGTCTTGAACTTTTGCCACAACGAAGCATGTGGTGGTCATTTTTCTATGAAAAAGACTGCTGCAAAAATCTTACAGTGTGGTCTATACTGGCCCACTTTGTTCAAAGACACTAACAATTTCTGTCGATCTTGTGAAAGGTGCCAGAAACTAGGTGCGCTATCCCGACGACACATGATGCCATTGAACCCAATGCTCGTAATAGAAATATTCGACTGTTGGGGAATTGATTTTATGGGACCGTTCCCACCTTCTTCTGGTTACCTTTACATTCTCCTCGCCATAGACTATGTCTCCAAGTGGGTTGAAGCCGTGCCATGTCGAAATGCAGATAACACAACTGTTGTGaaattcttaaaagaaaatgtgTTATCTCGTTTTGGCACACCACGAGCTATCATCAGTGATCAAGGCACCCATTTCTGCAACCACTCTTTTGAGCATTTGATGCAAAAGTATGGTGTACTTCACAAGGTTGCATTGCCTTATCACCCACAGACAAATGGCCAAGCTGAGTTAGCTAATCGTGAAATTAAgcaaattttagaaaagacgGTTAACCCTGACCGCAAAGATTGGTCCTCCCGACTTCTCGATGCTCTCTGGGCCTACCGCACTGCTTACAAAACTCAGCTAGGCATGTCTCCTTACAGACTAGTATATGGAAAGGCCTGCCATCTCCCTGTTGAACTGGAACATAAAGCATACTGGGCTGTAAAAAGCCTAAATTCTGATCTCAACGCGGCGGGCCTTAATCGTAAGCTTCAATTGTCAGAAATTGAGGAGCTACGGAATGATGCTTATGATAACTCTAGGATCTACAAGGCTAAATTAAAAGCGGCTCATGACAAGCAGATCCTGAGAAAAGAATTTGAGCCAAATCAGCGAGTTCATCTTTATGACACTCGCCTGCATCTCCACCCTGGGAAACTGAGATCCCGGTGGACTGGGCCGTATGTTGTAAAAACTGTTTTCCCCCACGGTGTTGTTGAGGTCGAAGACCCAACCGATGGGAGAAAATTCAAAGTGAATGGCCAAAGACTAAAACACTACGTAGAGAGGGTGCCCCAGCCTGTCGAGGATATCCTCGTGGCTCCGGTTTACAAGCCTTGAGTAGTGCTTTCCCGATCTTGTACACAGGtttgttctttttttccttttatcttTGTCatcttattttgttatttgttatcatttttttctttcagtttttatgtttttagaggATCAATATCGCTGCTATCCATGGTTGCTTGCTCTCCAGGTGTTCTCTTTccctattcttttaatttttatatctttagacattgaggacactgtcttattttagttgggggtggtgagcatattcaagcatgtttcttaatttttgtcatattaatattttcatggtcaaatttttcaaaaaaattactcatttattcttgtaaaatgttattttcaagCCAATTTTTACTATCTTTGTTACTTAGAATTTTTCTAGAGTTACAAATTGCACAtgccaaactttgtggtaagaaGATTGTTAGCACATATTTGCTTAGAAAAGCTACCAAGTTTAAGTGTTTATATTTTTGTGAGTGGCGAGATTTGAGAAAAtaacttttgaatttttattgattcttagaaatgattataattattttggacatggtactagggtttgattggatgttgctttaagggataatttttatagacaaatcttattaaggagcctttttgtaattattttctttatgtgcaaaacaaaaaaaaaaaaaaaaaaaaaaaaaacaacaagagCAACATTTCCATCATTATATCCAACATGTTGcctcttgttcaaaaaaaaaaaaaaaaaaaaaaattgcaagagCAACATTTCTATCCATTTGTCTAACATGTTGCctcttgtttaaaaaaaaatagaaaagaaaaaaaagtttgtagtatttcattttttttatttattttggctcctagaataaatgtaaaagattgtctatttttgtttaaaaatctCGAAAAGCTGGTTTGTGGTACTCTTATGGTGGTTtgtccaaataattcataatctaTCTTCGTTTCAATATTTATTCAAATGTTGTCCTAAATTAATCTATCATTTTCGAGTGCTCACTTTTCAATTTCCAACTCCATGAGTGAAATCCTTAGCcatgaataaatattttcaatacttGTGAGGCAAATGGAGTTGAGACTTTTACTTGGTGTATTTTTCGAAAGCATCTATGtgttatggtttgtggtaagaaggTTCAGGTTTGGTCCACACACTCACAACTCTAGATTTATTTAAGATAATTTTGTGTAGTTCTTATTGGCTTGTTACTAATATTTTGCTTGAATATTtgtgctatttttttttaaaacttttgactaagaaaatattttattgacaTTATTTTTGTTCGCTTGAATTGCTAGagactagcaataagctagttgggggttATGATTAGAGCTTAAATTTATACATTTGACACCtttaattatgtatataaaattaatttaattaaatattttcatttgttTTAATTGTAAAGTTATTTCAATTAGATATAtttaacttaatttaattttgtgttatttttcagatttgagGTACAAATTAAAtgtcatttttgaaaattaaaagaagaagGCAAGCTCAATTAAGCCCAATACTTTTACTCAGTGCTATTCTCTGTaccaataattcataataaaatgaCAATCAAAGCAATACATAATATGGGTCCAACTTCTTTGAATCATGTCCAAGCCGCCACTCATTTTTCAACATTATGCTTTCAATGGGCCATCACCAAGCCCAACACATTTCTTCAAGCAGGGTTTCTCTATCCCACATGTTTCATTACATGTCACTCCAAGTTTTTAACTGCTGGACCGAAGTAACCACGTGTATCCCACATCCCAGACTTTTCGTTCACTATGCTACTCCACTCTTCTCCAACAGAAATGGGATGCATAAATGGTCCCATTATCTACCACTTTGGTCAGCGTTTTGGGCCATTTTCCCACTATAGACTACACGAAATGTGCCAATTGGAGCCAAATTGGTTCTTTAAATAGAGTCAATTTTAGAGAGCAAAGCATCAGATTTTAGTAGtgttattataccaaaattttatctttttctttccttcttctttattttactttattaattttggtgtgaagacaatgccttttctaggctaatttctttggcaagactcaagtgtaagttcatgcaatttttattcttctaatatattgattctctttgttcttcattttcacatttgttatattaaatttctcttcttctaaattgcactttaaatttaatagtaccttttatataagttcagtcatgcttttcttatgtaagttaggctattaattattagagtgtttattatattatatgatttttactgcattctgccagtggtattttg
This window harbors:
- the LOC133032265 gene encoding uncharacterized protein LOC133032265: MSRNRDKLGRFVKQQIEILENTPKSSSSTRSHSPPSPILPALPMMAQQQEIQPRTLQDYLHPTRTATPSCIMYPMNMPNFDFKPGMIQLLPTFHAMENESPYVHIQAFEEVVATFNNQADIINLVRLKFFPFSLKDKAKSWLYSLRPRSIGTWDEMTKAFFSKFFPPHKTSSLKRQISTFTQKDHETFHQVWERFKDLMGQCPHHGYESWRLVAYFYDGLTVDKRQFVQMMCNGDFLRKDPEEALEYLEEISEKSYTWSAPSPTDKPRTAGVYQLKEEDSVKAQLEALKNNLRLSKLKKVKHLRMAAKVEKQEPCFICGGTDHQPQECPSLSMLRGGDEEQCNALGDYKKPYNAYSNTYNPGWRNHPNFSWKDTSQNQASGSQWRPDQQKNSLESSMKILAESQLEFRTYFTQVIEELKDIKIQITKLNDSSVIQERGKLPAQPLITPKGQHMAQTSAPSESNLKGVNAITTRSGQSTVSPLPKTTSVPMPAPDADVPQNLPVKVPFPQALKSTGKVLESHSEILDFLTQVKVNLPLLHVIKQVPAYAKVIKDLCTIKRKHHVKKTAFLAEQASAVIDCKTPLKYKVPGCPTISCQIGNRIWPSPPGLRCKCKSHALFHILATRPRRT